From Pseudoxanthomonas sp. YR558, the proteins below share one genomic window:
- a CDS encoding LysR family transcriptional regulator codes for MSSKEAPTPRFPYKSDRLKPLRAFCQTVRLGSVSRAAEALFVSQPAITLQLQALERDLGITLFERSGRRLTPSREGQVLYELAQPLVAGLDGLDATFREKVSGLEAGELNVAANSSTILYLLPKIVEHFRQEYPDVKLTLHNAATADGTDLLRSDAVDLAVGSVLDVPADLSYAPVYRFEPMLITPPDHPLAKKRDLRLEDLSPHGLILPPKRLITYRLVDLVFQQARVPYTVALEVGGWEVIKQYVSMGMGISIIASICLTDADRDRLAARSLAQWFPSRSYGVVVRKGKFLSPQARAFIELIQPHLFERRDYDESGHSER; via the coding sequence ACGGTCCGTTTGGGGTCGGTGTCGCGGGCTGCGGAAGCGCTTTTCGTCAGCCAGCCCGCCATCACCCTGCAACTGCAGGCACTGGAACGGGACCTGGGGATCACCCTGTTCGAGCGCAGCGGGCGTCGGCTGACCCCCAGTCGGGAAGGCCAGGTGCTGTACGAACTGGCCCAACCGCTGGTGGCGGGGCTGGACGGGCTGGACGCGACGTTCCGGGAAAAAGTCAGCGGGCTGGAAGCCGGCGAGCTGAACGTGGCGGCCAACAGCTCGACCATCCTTTACCTGCTGCCGAAGATCGTGGAGCACTTCCGCCAGGAATACCCGGACGTGAAGCTGACCCTCCACAACGCCGCCACCGCCGACGGCACCGACCTGCTGCGCTCGGATGCCGTGGATCTGGCGGTGGGCTCCGTGCTCGATGTGCCCGCCGATCTCAGCTACGCGCCGGTCTACCGCTTCGAGCCGATGCTGATCACGCCGCCCGACCATCCGCTGGCGAAGAAGCGCGACCTGCGGCTGGAGGATCTCTCGCCCCATGGCCTGATCCTGCCGCCGAAACGGCTGATCACCTACCGGCTGGTGGACCTGGTGTTCCAGCAGGCACGCGTGCCCTACACCGTCGCGCTGGAAGTGGGCGGCTGGGAGGTGATCAAGCAGTACGTCAGCATGGGCATGGGCATTTCGATCATCGCGTCGATCTGCCTGACCGACGCCGACCGCGACCGACTGGCCGCGCGCTCGCTGGCGCAATGGTTTCCGTCGCGCAGCTATGGCGTGGTGGTGCGAAAGGGCAAGTTCCTCTCGCCGCAGGCGCGCGCCTTCATCGAACTGATCCAGCCCCACCTGTTCGAGCGCCGCGATTACGATGAGAGCGGCCATTCCGAACGCTGA
- a CDS encoding helix-turn-helix domain-containing protein, whose protein sequence is MSGRYQQHDLAPGLPLLCRWDYVQGAHATPALVLPDACVDLLWDGARLSIAGPDTQAQYAHVAPGRWLQGLRFAPTAAARWMGVPLHALADQRVDLRDLGRPRLSALADRMAEREDDAMAWLAERILIDTPPRDRAMQAVHARLSCSQPDSVAQLARDLGLTERTLLRRCDEAFGYGPKLLARILRLQRFLQHRHHHANLLDAALDAGYYDAAQLAGDARRLTGLTPTQLIAQVAD, encoded by the coding sequence ATGAGCGGCCGTTACCAACAACACGACCTTGCCCCCGGCCTGCCCCTGCTCTGCCGCTGGGACTACGTGCAGGGCGCGCACGCCACGCCCGCGCTGGTCCTGCCGGATGCCTGCGTGGACCTGCTATGGGATGGCGCGCGCCTGAGCATCGCCGGACCGGATACGCAGGCGCAGTACGCGCATGTTGCGCCGGGCCGATGGCTGCAGGGCCTGCGATTCGCGCCGACCGCCGCCGCTCGCTGGATGGGTGTTCCCTTGCATGCCCTCGCCGACCAGCGCGTGGACCTGCGCGACCTCGGCCGTCCACGCCTGAGCGCACTGGCCGACCGCATGGCGGAGCGCGAGGACGATGCGATGGCCTGGCTCGCCGAGCGGATCCTGATCGACACCCCGCCTCGCGACCGCGCGATGCAGGCCGTGCATGCGCGACTCTCGTGCTCGCAGCCCGACTCGGTCGCGCAGCTCGCGCGCGATCTCGGCCTCACCGAACGCACCCTGCTGCGCCGGTGCGACGAGGCGTTCGGCTACGGACCGAAGCTGCTGGCGCGCATCCTGCGGCTGCAACGCTTCCTGCAGCATCGGCACCACCACGCCAACCTGCTGGACGCCGCGCTCGACGCGGGCTATTACGACGCCGCGCAGCTGGCGGGCGATGCGCGCCGACTCACCGGCCTCACGCCTACCCAACTGATCGCGCAGGTCGCGGACTGA
- a CDS encoding VOC family protein yields the protein MSTADQHHRIDYIEFNVASIAASKAFYGDAFGWTFQDYGPDYCEFRDGRLTGGFTHDVVQPGGALVVLYSAALEDSLAKVEAAGGRITKPIFAFPGGRRFQFTDPDGYELAVWSAN from the coding sequence ATGAGCACCGCCGACCAGCACCACCGTATCGACTACATCGAGTTCAACGTCGCCTCCATCGCCGCTTCGAAGGCGTTCTATGGCGACGCGTTCGGCTGGACGTTCCAGGACTACGGCCCGGACTATTGCGAGTTCCGCGATGGTCGGCTGACCGGTGGGTTCACCCACGACGTGGTGCAGCCGGGCGGCGCGCTGGTCGTGCTGTATTCGGCGGCGTTGGAAGACAGCCTGGCGAAGGTCGAAGCCGCCGGTGGGCGCATCACGAAGCCGATCTTCGCCTTCCCCGGCGGACGGCGCTTCCAGTTCACCGATCCCGACGGCTACGAACTGGCCGTGTGGTCGGCGAACTGA
- a CDS encoding CHAD domain-containing protein has protein sequence MPGVSSRTGKRVAALAADEIQVLAEALAAAPATAAGVHEARKSIRRLRSLLSLVRPALGKSDVQPVDAALKVLAKGLSALRDGQVVLDTAHDCARHAASADEAASWDALAPLLAHQQEHRVADALADDPGFMQRQAQAHRQAERLRALPWHRLRADDLRHGLARSLRRQQRTQEIALASGDLDDLHDLRRKSRRLRMQLNALKRLRVSMHGVAVASRDIAGLVDQLGALQDLALLQRSLTALEPAPQVRAWPVATRRRMVRPSPIHPLA, from the coding sequence ATGCCCGGAGTCTCTTCCCGAACCGGCAAGCGCGTGGCCGCGCTCGCCGCCGACGAGATCCAGGTGCTGGCCGAGGCCTTGGCCGCGGCGCCGGCAACCGCGGCGGGTGTGCATGAGGCCCGCAAGAGCATCCGCCGACTGCGCTCGCTCCTCTCCCTGGTACGTCCCGCCCTCGGAAAGTCCGACGTGCAGCCGGTCGATGCCGCACTGAAGGTCCTCGCGAAGGGCTTGTCCGCGTTGCGCGACGGCCAGGTCGTACTGGATACGGCCCACGATTGCGCACGTCACGCCGCCAGCGCGGACGAGGCGGCGAGCTGGGACGCGCTCGCGCCCCTGCTGGCCCACCAGCAGGAACACCGCGTGGCCGACGCGCTCGCCGACGATCCGGGCTTCATGCAGCGGCAAGCGCAGGCGCATCGTCAGGCGGAACGGCTGCGCGCGCTGCCGTGGCACCGTCTCCGTGCCGACGATCTGCGCCACGGCCTGGCACGCTCGCTGCGCCGCCAGCAACGGACCCAGGAGATCGCGCTGGCCAGCGGCGACCTCGATGATCTCCACGACCTGCGCCGCAAGTCGCGTCGCCTTCGCATGCAGCTGAACGCGTTGAAGCGGCTACGGGTGTCCATGCACGGCGTGGCGGTCGCGTCGCGCGACATCGCCGGACTCGTCGACCAGCTCGGCGCCCTGCAGGACCTCGCCTTGCTGCAGCGGTCGCTGACCGCACTGGAGCCTGCGCCGCAGGTGCGTGCCTGGCCGGTCGCCACGCGAAGGCGCATGGTCCGCCCGTCTCCGATACATCCTCTCGCGTAA